The Rhinolophus ferrumequinum isolate MPI-CBG mRhiFer1 chromosome 19, mRhiFer1_v1.p, whole genome shotgun sequence genome has a segment encoding these proteins:
- the ELAC1 gene encoding zinc phosphodiesterase ELAC protein 1 encodes MSMDVTFLGTGAAYPSPTRGASALVLRCEGECWLFDCGEGTQTQLMKSQLKAGRITKIFITHLHGDHFFGLPGLLCTISLQSGSTVTKQPIEIYGPAGLRDFIWQTMELSHTELVFPYVVHELVPTAEQCPIEELKEFAHMNRTDSFSKEGKGRTILLDSEDNSYLLVDDEQFVVKAFRLFHRIPSFGFSVVEKKRPGKLNAQKLKDLGVPPGPAYGKLKNGISVVLENGVTISPQDVLKKPIVGRKICILGDCSGVVGDGGVKLCFEADLLIHEATLDDAQMDKAKEHGHSTPQMAAAFAKRCRAKRLVLTHFSQRYKPVALAREGETDGIVELKKQAESVFDFQEVTLAEDFMVIGIPIKK; translated from the exons ATGTCTATGGATGTGACGTTTCTGGGGACAGGCGCAGCATACCCATCCCCAACTCGGGGTGCCTCTGCCCTGGTCCTTCGGTGTGAGGGTGAATGCTGGCTCTTTGACTGTGGGGAAGGAACCCAGACACAGCTTATGAAAAGCCAACTGAAAGCAG GGAGAATTACCAAGATCTTCATCACGCATCTTCACGGAGACCATTTCTTTGGCCTTCCTGGCCTCCTCTGCACAATCAGCCTGCAGAGTGGCTCCACGGTCACCAAACAGCCTATTGAAATCTATGGCCCTGCAGGGCTTCGGGATTTTATCTGGCAAACCATGGAATTGTCTCACACAGAGTTGGTCTTCCCTTATGTGGTTCACGAGCTGGTGCCTACAGCAGAGCAGTGTCCCATAGAGGAACTGAAAGAATTTGCACACATGAATAGAACAGACAGCTTTtccaaagagggaaaaggaagaactaTCCTATTAGACTCAGAAGACAACTCATACCTTCTGGTTGATGATGAGCAGTTTGTTGTAAAAGCATTTCGCCTCTTTCACCGAATTCCCTCCTTTGGGTTTTCAGTTGTGGAGAAGAAACGCCCAGGTAAACTCAATGCACAGAAACTGAAAGACCTCg GTGTCCCGCCAGGTCCTGCCTATGGGAAGCTGAAAAATGGAATTTCTGTTGTTCTGGAAAATGGCGTTACAATTTCTCCCCAAGATGTCTTAAAAAAGCCCATTGTTGGAAGGAAAATCTGCATTTTGGGTGACTGTTCTGGGGTTGTGGGTGATGGAGGAGTGAAGCTGTGCTTTGAAGCAGACCTGTTGATCCATGAAGCGACCCTGGATGACGCCCAGATGGACAAAGCGAAGGAGCACGGCCACAGCACGCCTCAGATGGCAGCCGCCTTTGCGAAGCGGTGCCGAGCAAAGAGGCTGGTTCTCACTCACTTCAGTCAGAGGTACAAACCAGTGGCCTTGGccagagaaggagaaacagatgGCATTGTAGAACTGAAAAAGCAAGCGGAATCGGTGTTCGATTTCCAAGAAGTGACTCTAGCAGAAGATTTTATGGTGATTGGCATTCCGATCAAAAAATGA